A region of Fimbriimonadaceae bacterium DNA encodes the following proteins:
- the dapF_1 gene encoding Diaminopimelate epimerase yields the protein MTIPFAKMHGIGNDFVVVDGVRAHYDGASWQEIAQLICDRRFGVGSDGLILIEKPCPELFQMRMWNPDGSESEMCGNGIRCVARYIANEGLSRESTIPIETGAGRLQLELLSNGEVRVDMGYARLNPLDIGIEGFNGETFIDQAVSAANQVFRGTAVSMGNPHLVIFVEDVAQVPLETWGPALEVQPLFRSRTNVHFVQVKDREHLIQRTWERGAGPTLACGTGACACGVAAFLNGLAERDAEVRLPGGYLHVSYKEDGRVFMTGPARTVFTGTWSH from the coding sequence ATGACGATTCCCTTTGCCAAGATGCACGGTATCGGCAATGACTTTGTCGTTGTCGACGGCGTTCGGGCTCACTATGACGGAGCGTCTTGGCAGGAAATCGCTCAGCTCATTTGTGATCGGCGGTTCGGGGTCGGCTCCGACGGCTTGATTCTGATTGAGAAACCCTGTCCTGAGCTGTTCCAGATGCGAATGTGGAATCCAGATGGCTCGGAGAGTGAGATGTGCGGAAACGGCATCCGTTGCGTGGCCAGGTACATCGCGAACGAGGGACTTTCCAGAGAATCGACAATCCCGATCGAGACCGGCGCAGGACGTCTGCAACTGGAACTGCTGTCCAACGGCGAAGTCCGAGTGGACATGGGCTATGCGCGACTCAACCCACTTGACATCGGGATCGAAGGCTTCAACGGCGAGACGTTTATCGATCAAGCGGTATCTGCAGCCAATCAAGTGTTTCGGGGAACGGCAGTGTCGATGGGGAACCCTCACCTCGTCATCTTTGTGGAGGATGTGGCGCAGGTCCCGCTCGAAACCTGGGGTCCTGCCTTGGAGGTCCAACCTTTATTCCGTAGCCGCACCAACGTTCATTTCGTTCAGGTCAAGGATCGTGAGCATCTTATTCAGCGAACCTGGGAGCGCGGGGCCGGCCCAACCTTGGCGTGCGGCACGGGTGCATGTGCCTGTGGCGTTGCCGCCTTTTTGAACGGCCTAGCCGAGCGTGACGCGGAAGTGCGGCTTCCCGGCGGTTACCTTCACGTCAGCTATAAGGAAGACGGGCGCGTCTTCATGACGGGACCCGCGCGCACGGTCTTTACGGGAACCTGGTCCCACTAA
- a CDS encoding Polyphosphate:AMP/ADP phosphotransferase has protein sequence MPFAVRIEPGTDVKLAEISPDDDGGLEKIDGERLADDLGDVLTELQEELFAAGMTGLLIVLQGRDTAGKDGTIRHLLKYMNAQSTYVAAFKVPTPKELAHDYLWRVHAATPGRGETAIFNRSHYEDVLVVRVHDLVPKHVWSKRYDHINEFERLLSDAGTVIVKLFLHITKEEQEQRLLDREKEVEKAWKLNPNDWKERAYWDAYTEAYEVALSKCSTEDAPWYVIPSNRKWFRNLAVTEVLVETLRQHKNDWRDRLAEMSRLAKADLEAYRQEKGAASG, from the coding sequence ATGCCATTTGCTGTTCGAATCGAGCCTGGCACCGATGTTAAGCTTGCCGAGATCTCTCCAGACGACGATGGCGGGTTAGAGAAAATCGATGGAGAGCGCCTAGCCGATGATTTGGGTGATGTCCTAACAGAGCTGCAAGAAGAGCTCTTCGCGGCTGGAATGACTGGATTGCTCATCGTTCTCCAAGGAAGGGACACGGCAGGGAAGGACGGTACGATCCGCCACCTTCTGAAGTACATGAACGCGCAGTCGACGTACGTTGCCGCTTTCAAGGTTCCAACGCCGAAGGAGCTTGCCCACGACTACCTTTGGCGGGTTCATGCCGCAACACCTGGTCGCGGTGAGACCGCCATCTTCAATCGGTCGCACTACGAAGATGTTCTGGTGGTTCGGGTCCACGACCTCGTTCCAAAGCACGTGTGGTCCAAACGCTATGATCACATCAACGAGTTCGAGAGGCTTCTGTCCGATGCGGGCACGGTTATCGTCAAGCTCTTCCTCCACATCACCAAAGAGGAGCAGGAACAGCGACTGCTCGACCGCGAGAAGGAGGTAGAGAAGGCGTGGAAGCTGAATCCAAACGACTGGAAGGAGCGGGCCTATTGGGATGCCTACACGGAAGCTTATGAGGTCGCCCTTAGCAAGTGCTCGACGGAGGATGCGCCCTGGTACGTCATTCCCTCCAATCGCAAGTGGTTCAGGAATCTAGCCGTTACGGAGGTGTTGGTCGAGACTTTGCGGCAGCACAAGAATGATTGGCGGGACCGGCTTGCCGAGATGTCAAGGCTGGCCAAGGCTGACCTCGAAGCCTATCGGCAAGAAAAAGGAGCAGCTTCCGGTTAG
- the bepA_1 gene encoding Beta-barrel assembly-enhancing protease — MQPSLEQIAALFDLGVAQKDFSDSPLRQREGADSEESQELGRLCLNEGDYEGAIAHYRRAIDQGPDSDGAAHIGLAAALELSEDAEAALQAYREAARLDNSADAQIGMAEILRREGDSEAGLEHLYEAVELEPDNAFALHKLSEALMAKGKGEEAVQIGLAAVAKAPETAFYHLSAAELMFRRKMFGEALGSYRAALELSPGDDYIYLRTAIALWANGHRSEAMQSLKFACDLDPENSMYAELMAVFADRLLLSDVASEYRQRAGELDRYDEDALRRVLVELPADKPVL, encoded by the coding sequence ATGCAGCCTTCCCTCGAACAGATCGCCGCGCTCTTCGATCTTGGGGTCGCCCAGAAGGACTTTTCCGACAGTCCGTTGCGGCAGCGCGAGGGCGCCGACTCGGAAGAAAGCCAGGAACTGGGGCGCCTCTGTCTGAATGAGGGCGACTACGAAGGAGCGATCGCCCATTACCGCCGGGCCATCGACCAAGGTCCAGATAGCGACGGTGCGGCCCATATCGGTCTGGCAGCCGCGCTGGAGCTCTCTGAGGATGCCGAAGCTGCGCTGCAAGCCTATCGCGAAGCGGCTCGACTGGATAACTCAGCAGATGCCCAAATTGGAATGGCGGAAATCCTCCGACGTGAAGGAGACAGCGAAGCCGGGCTGGAGCATCTCTATGAAGCCGTTGAACTCGAACCTGACAATGCGTTTGCGCTCCACAAACTCTCCGAAGCGTTGATGGCCAAGGGGAAGGGCGAAGAAGCGGTTCAGATCGGCCTTGCCGCAGTTGCGAAGGCGCCGGAGACGGCCTTTTATCACCTCAGCGCTGCCGAGCTCATGTTCCGACGCAAAATGTTTGGCGAGGCGCTCGGCTCCTACCGAGCCGCGCTCGAGCTTTCCCCTGGCGACGATTACATCTACCTGCGTACGGCGATTGCGCTTTGGGCGAATGGCCACCGTTCAGAAGCCATGCAGTCGCTCAAGTTCGCGTGTGACCTGGATCCGGAGAACTCCATGTATGCCGAGCTTATGGCCGTGTTTGCCGACCGGCTGCTCCTTTCCGATGTCGCATCCGAATATCGACAGCGGGCCGGTGAATTGGACCGCTACGACGAGGATGCGTTGCGGAGAGTACTCGTCGAGCTTCCTGCCGATAAGCCGGTGCTTTAG
- the metK gene encoding S-adenosylmethionine synthase, whose translation MPSRHIYTSESVSEGHPDKLADQISDALLDACLEQDKNARVAIETLLTRGLAVVAGEVTVNGYIEVADIVRKTINEVGYTDTELGFDGNTCGVMVAIQEQSPDIAMGVDTGGAGDQGMMFGMACRETAELMPLPISIAHALTRKAAEVRKKHASLGLRPDVKSQVSVIYEDSKPVEIETIVVSAQHGPQLSHEAITTIVQDHVIQPVLVEYQEYVKGQIKYHINPTGQFIIGGPQGDTGVTGRKIIVDTYGGMCPHGGGAFSGKDPTKVDRSAAYMARYVAKCIVAAGLADKAQIALAYAIGVPQPVSLAVETFGTSKFDECEIIKRVRDVFDMSPAGIAATLDLKNQRYLPTAKNGHFGNPAFTWERTADAEKLK comes from the coding sequence ATGCCTTCCCGCCACATCTATACGTCGGAGAGCGTCAGCGAGGGCCATCCCGACAAGCTCGCCGACCAGATTTCCGATGCTCTACTCGATGCTTGCTTGGAGCAAGACAAGAATGCCCGTGTTGCAATTGAGACTCTCCTGACCCGCGGTTTGGCCGTGGTCGCCGGCGAAGTCACCGTTAATGGCTACATTGAAGTCGCCGACATCGTTCGCAAAACGATCAACGAGGTTGGATACACCGATACCGAACTCGGTTTCGACGGTAACACCTGCGGAGTCATGGTGGCTATCCAGGAGCAAAGCCCGGACATCGCCATGGGCGTGGATACCGGCGGAGCCGGTGACCAAGGCATGATGTTTGGCATGGCATGCCGGGAGACGGCGGAACTGATGCCATTGCCGATCTCGATTGCCCATGCCCTCACCCGAAAGGCCGCCGAGGTTCGAAAGAAGCATGCCTCGCTGGGGCTTCGACCCGATGTCAAGAGCCAGGTCAGCGTCATTTACGAAGATAGCAAGCCCGTCGAGATCGAGACGATCGTGGTTTCTGCCCAGCACGGGCCGCAACTCTCCCACGAAGCGATCACTACGATCGTCCAAGATCACGTGATCCAGCCGGTTTTGGTCGAGTACCAAGAGTACGTCAAGGGCCAGATTAAGTACCACATCAATCCAACCGGGCAATTCATCATCGGCGGCCCTCAGGGTGACACGGGTGTCACGGGCAGGAAAATCATCGTTGACACCTACGGCGGCATGTGCCCGCATGGCGGTGGCGCTTTCAGCGGCAAAGATCCGACCAAGGTAGACCGCAGCGCGGCTTACATGGCCCGATATGTGGCAAAGTGCATCGTTGCCGCCGGTCTCGCCGACAAGGCTCAAATAGCCCTGGCCTACGCAATTGGGGTACCCCAACCCGTTTCTCTGGCCGTCGAGACGTTTGGCACGTCAAAGTTCGACGAGTGCGAGATTATCAAGCGGGTCCGTGACGTGTTCGATATGTCGCCTGCCGGCATCGCGGCTACCTTGGATCTGAAGAACCAGCGCTATCTTCCAACCGCCAAGAATGGTCACTTCGGAAATCCCGCTTTCACCTGGGAGCGAACGGCCGATGCGGAAAAGTTGAAATAA
- the tig_1 gene encoding Trigger factor — protein sequence MNRLWILAIFGPLALLQGCSSDEPEPGKPEPATTTAGTTSSTSTTASTQNSGNTEPKTDAKVKITDVKEGTGKPAADGDLLLVLYQGKLKNGTEFDSNYGKDGKPYAVKLGQPGVIRGWLEGLQGMKVGGIRKLEIPAVLGYGDQDKGIIPPNSDLFFEIKLLDIVPKGEELVYDKKIIKEGNGPVVKKGDTITVHYTGKLVNGFQFDSSAGKEPLTFQLGSGQVISGWEYGIEGLKVGSKCSLRLPPATAYGPGGKGDIPGNQVLLFDIEVLAKQ from the coding sequence ATGAATCGGCTCTGGATTTTGGCCATTTTCGGGCCGCTCGCTCTTCTCCAAGGCTGTTCCTCTGACGAGCCTGAGCCGGGGAAGCCCGAACCCGCCACGACGACTGCTGGAACGACTTCATCGACATCCACGACGGCGAGCACCCAGAATTCCGGAAACACGGAGCCCAAGACCGACGCGAAGGTCAAAATCACCGATGTCAAGGAGGGCACCGGCAAACCTGCAGCCGACGGCGACCTGCTGCTTGTCTTGTATCAGGGCAAGTTAAAGAACGGAACAGAGTTTGACTCGAATTATGGGAAGGATGGCAAACCGTACGCGGTAAAGCTCGGCCAGCCAGGCGTCATCCGGGGCTGGCTCGAGGGTTTGCAAGGCATGAAGGTTGGTGGCATCCGCAAGCTGGAGATTCCCGCTGTTCTGGGATATGGAGATCAGGACAAGGGCATCATTCCGCCGAATTCGGACCTGTTCTTCGAAATCAAGCTGCTTGACATCGTGCCGAAGGGCGAAGAGCTGGTCTACGACAAAAAGATCATCAAAGAAGGCAACGGACCGGTGGTCAAGAAGGGCGATACCATTACGGTTCATTACACAGGGAAGCTGGTGAACGGTTTTCAATTCGATTCCTCAGCCGGAAAGGAGCCGCTGACGTTCCAACTGGGCAGCGGGCAAGTCATTTCCGGCTGGGAATACGGCATTGAGGGTTTGAAAGTGGGATCGAAGTGTTCGTTGAGGCTCCCGCCGGCAACCGCGTATGGTCCTGGCGGCAAGGGCGACATCCCGGGCAACCAGGTTTTGTTGTTCGATATCGAAGTATTAGCCAAGCAGTAG
- the hfq gene encoding RNA-binding protein Hfq, protein MFLNQARKEGVGVTIYLMGGVQLRGQVRGFDAFTVLLDSPGKPTQLVYKHAITSVVPSRPIGSNRPHQEGDFLHHGQHDSHENDE, encoded by the coding sequence ATGTTCCTGAATCAGGCCCGTAAAGAAGGGGTGGGGGTCACGATTTATCTCATGGGAGGGGTGCAGCTTAGGGGGCAGGTTCGAGGTTTCGATGCGTTCACGGTTCTGCTCGATTCACCTGGCAAGCCAACGCAACTGGTTTACAAGCACGCCATCACCAGCGTGGTTCCGTCCCGACCGATAGGAAGTAATCGACCACATCAGGAGGGAGACTTTCTTCATCACGGCCAGCACGATTCCCACGAAAACGACGAATGA
- the aldHT_1 gene encoding Aldehyde dehydrogenase, thermostable, which translates to MTSITAKNLIDGAWHQTSQTFESLNPANSTDVVGTAPLSTASEVDAAVAAAKRAFETWRENSWVRRAELIDNFAQLLKRDLEDLTKLATRECGKPLNEGRADVIEAIHMAQYVAGLGRMPNGFTVSSEIPAKDAFILRKPKGVVACITPWNFPVAIPLWCTLPALVSGNTVILKPSEETPICGHRLAELFHEAGFPPGVVNVIHGVGEQAGDPLVKHKEVSTILFTGSRAVGKYIQQVAAGDLFKFAATEMGGKNAVIILEDADLEIAVPAAVLSGFKTTGQRCVSSGRLIVDKKIEPEFTRRFVEMVKRIKVGDGLQDDVFMGPLINQEGVKKWHHHNAKAIEEGGEVLVEGKELTEGPHACGNFVSPFVYRFADYKKDTFCLREEAFSPHVAIIGVNGMEEAVEVYNDTDYGLAMACITEDYRKWRWVRDHAEFGLGYVNLPSIGAEVHLPFGGVKSSGNGHPGAEGIIESVTHRIAFTVNHAKEIQMAQGLGTKI; encoded by the coding sequence ATGACCTCAATTACCGCCAAGAACCTCATTGACGGCGCATGGCATCAGACCAGCCAAACGTTCGAAAGCTTGAACCCAGCCAACTCGACCGACGTCGTGGGGACGGCGCCTTTGAGTACGGCTTCCGAAGTCGATGCAGCGGTTGCGGCTGCCAAGAGAGCGTTTGAAACCTGGCGGGAGAACAGCTGGGTTCGGCGGGCGGAGCTGATTGACAATTTTGCCCAGCTCCTCAAACGGGACCTCGAGGACCTGACCAAGCTTGCAACCCGCGAATGCGGAAAGCCACTCAATGAGGGCCGCGCCGACGTTATCGAGGCGATCCACATGGCTCAGTACGTGGCCGGCCTGGGGCGAATGCCAAACGGCTTCACTGTTTCCAGCGAGATTCCGGCCAAGGATGCCTTTATCTTGCGCAAGCCCAAAGGGGTTGTGGCCTGCATCACGCCCTGGAACTTCCCGGTTGCGATCCCACTCTGGTGCACCCTGCCGGCACTGGTTTCGGGAAACACGGTGATTCTGAAGCCAAGCGAAGAGACGCCCATCTGTGGCCACCGCCTGGCTGAACTCTTCCATGAAGCGGGTTTCCCTCCGGGCGTCGTTAACGTCATTCACGGCGTCGGCGAGCAGGCTGGCGACCCCCTTGTCAAGCATAAGGAAGTGTCGACGATTCTCTTCACCGGCTCCCGAGCGGTCGGCAAGTACATTCAGCAGGTCGCTGCAGGCGACCTCTTCAAGTTCGCGGCCACCGAGATGGGCGGCAAGAACGCCGTGATCATCCTGGAGGATGCCGATCTTGAGATCGCCGTTCCCGCAGCCGTGCTCAGCGGTTTCAAGACGACCGGCCAGCGTTGCGTGTCGTCCGGCCGCCTTATCGTGGACAAGAAGATCGAGCCTGAATTCACGCGGCGTTTCGTCGAGATGGTCAAGCGAATCAAGGTTGGCGATGGCCTCCAGGACGACGTCTTTATGGGCCCGCTGATCAATCAGGAAGGCGTGAAGAAGTGGCATCACCACAACGCCAAGGCGATCGAAGAGGGTGGGGAAGTGCTCGTCGAGGGCAAGGAGCTCACCGAGGGTCCACACGCCTGTGGCAACTTCGTCTCGCCGTTTGTTTACCGGTTTGCCGACTACAAGAAAGACACGTTCTGCCTTCGCGAAGAGGCCTTCAGTCCGCACGTCGCCATCATTGGCGTGAATGGAATGGAGGAAGCCGTGGAGGTCTACAACGACACTGACTACGGCCTAGCGATGGCCTGTATTACCGAGGACTATCGCAAGTGGCGGTGGGTCCGCGACCACGCCGAGTTCGGCTTGGGTTATGTGAACCTCCCGTCGATCGGCGCCGAGGTCCATCTACCGTTTGGTGGCGTCAAATCGTCCGGCAATGGCCATCCCGGCGCCGAGGGCATCATCGAATCGGTCACGCACCGTATTGCCTTCACCGTGAATCACGCGAAGGAAATCCAGATGGCTCAAGGACTTGGCACCAAGATCTAA
- the ald gene encoding Alanine dehydrogenase gives MIVGVPKEVKTDEHRIAMTPAGVMLLTQHGHRVIVEESAGGGISCSDDDYRAAGAEIATVADVWRQADLIVKVKEPQPQEYPHIRSGQLIFTYFHFAADEGLMHAMVKSGAYCVAYETVGTDDRNHPLLTPMSEVAGRLSIQQGAKYLERPMGGRGVMLSGVPGVEPAVVAVIGGGIVGLNAVKVAAGFGATVYVLDVNLDRLRYLDDIFPKNVITLHSNPQTIRKVLAECDLLVGAVYLTGARAPVLVTREMLKLMKPRSVIVDVCVDQGGCFETTRPTTHRDPIYVVDDVVHYAVANMPGAVAHTSTYALTNATLPYVAKLADHGTDALRLDPGLRKGLNVADGKVTLESIAVQFGYEYLPVDHFLKLESAFA, from the coding sequence ATGATTGTTGGGGTACCGAAGGAAGTCAAAACGGATGAGCATCGCATTGCGATGACGCCGGCCGGTGTCATGCTGCTCACGCAGCATGGACACCGCGTGATCGTCGAAGAGTCTGCGGGCGGCGGCATCAGTTGCAGCGATGACGATTACCGCGCCGCCGGAGCTGAGATTGCCACTGTCGCCGATGTCTGGCGTCAGGCGGACTTGATCGTCAAGGTCAAGGAGCCGCAGCCGCAGGAATATCCGCACATTCGCTCCGGACAGCTGATTTTCACTTATTTCCACTTTGCCGCCGATGAGGGATTGATGCACGCCATGGTCAAGTCGGGCGCCTACTGCGTGGCCTACGAGACAGTCGGCACCGACGACCGAAACCATCCGCTCCTCACGCCGATGAGCGAAGTGGCCGGCCGGCTCAGCATTCAGCAGGGAGCAAAGTACTTGGAACGGCCCATGGGCGGGCGGGGCGTAATGCTATCGGGCGTGCCCGGTGTCGAGCCGGCGGTCGTCGCTGTGATTGGCGGCGGCATCGTGGGTTTGAACGCAGTCAAGGTTGCGGCCGGCTTTGGAGCAACCGTTTACGTTCTGGACGTTAACTTGGATCGGCTTCGCTACCTGGACGACATTTTCCCGAAGAACGTCATCACGCTGCACAGCAACCCGCAGACTATCAGGAAGGTGCTTGCCGAGTGCGATCTGCTGGTCGGCGCGGTGTATCTTACCGGTGCGCGGGCGCCCGTATTGGTCACGCGTGAAATGCTCAAGCTGATGAAGCCCCGTTCAGTGATCGTGGATGTCTGTGTGGACCAGGGCGGGTGTTTCGAAACCACGCGCCCGACCACGCACCGCGATCCTATCTACGTCGTCGACGACGTCGTGCACTACGCGGTGGCCAACATGCCGGGCGCGGTTGCCCATACCAGCACCTACGCTCTGACCAATGCGACATTGCCTTATGTGGCAAAACTGGCCGACCACGGGACCGATGCCCTGCGGTTGGACCCGGGTCTGCGTAAAGGACTGAATGTTGCCGACGGTAAGGTGACGCTTGAGTCGATTGCCGTCCAGTTCGGCTACGAGTACCTTCCTGTCGATCACTTCCTAAAACTTGAATCAGCCTTCGCTTAA
- the flhA gene encoding Flagellar biosynthesis protein FlhA, producing the protein MSALQRLLRHTDVLVGLGLLVIVAMLILPLPHWMLDFGLVIAIASSLLILLAAVNVQDPMQFSVFPSLLLITTLFRLALSIAATKLILGTGQGGQVIATFGKFVMGGDFVVGFVAFLILMIVQFVVITTGAGRVAEVVARFTLDAMPGKQMAIDADLAAGLINEEQARERRKQVKQEADFYGAMDGASKFVKGDAIAALLIIAVNIIGGFVVGLMRGGGDAMQILQTYALMSVGEGLVSQIPALLISTASGLLVTRSGQDRTMGGAVIGQLGAQPKAIGSAGVALLAFALVPGFPATLFGLTGAAMLLMHRYLSDRGKRQVAITAAAAQQTEGPPPGPESVLSLLNVDALEIEIGYGLTRLADRKAGGDLPDRITATRRQLALDFGYVMPSVRIRDSIQLAPDEYVLKVRGEEVARAEARTGQVLAIPGGAITQQVFGHPTKEPVFGLDALWIDENIRGQAEQNGYTVIEPSAMISTHLAEVVRQHASELLTRQDVLTLVENAKQINQAVVEELVPHVVPIGDVQKVLQHLLRERVPIRDMVTILETMADFAPRVKDPDQLGELVRASIARTITRQHLDVEGKLYCVTLEPTLERQLIESIQQTAGGSLVAWEPALQQQVVDKLREESERGMAMGREPVLLCSAQLRLPLKRAMVRYLPQLNLLAYNEVSEKADVEFVAQVAA; encoded by the coding sequence ATGAGTGCCCTCCAACGCCTTCTGCGCCATACCGACGTGCTTGTGGGCTTGGGCCTTCTCGTCATCGTTGCGATGCTCATTCTCCCGCTTCCTCACTGGATGCTGGATTTCGGGCTCGTCATCGCGATCGCCTCGTCGCTGCTGATCCTGTTGGCCGCGGTCAATGTGCAAGATCCGATGCAGTTCAGCGTCTTCCCAAGCCTGCTATTGATCACGACACTCTTCAGGCTCGCTCTCAGTATCGCGGCAACCAAGCTCATTCTGGGCACAGGCCAAGGTGGACAGGTCATCGCCACGTTCGGGAAGTTCGTCATGGGTGGCGACTTTGTCGTTGGCTTTGTTGCCTTCCTAATCCTCATGATCGTCCAGTTCGTGGTCATCACGACGGGTGCCGGCCGTGTGGCCGAGGTCGTCGCGCGGTTCACCTTGGATGCCATGCCGGGCAAGCAGATGGCCATCGACGCGGACCTGGCTGCCGGGCTGATCAACGAAGAGCAGGCGCGAGAGCGGCGCAAGCAGGTCAAGCAAGAAGCGGACTTCTATGGCGCGATGGACGGCGCCAGCAAGTTCGTCAAGGGTGATGCCATAGCCGCCTTGCTGATCATCGCCGTGAACATCATCGGCGGCTTTGTTGTGGGCTTGATGCGGGGCGGCGGTGACGCCATGCAGATCCTGCAAACCTATGCGCTGATGAGCGTGGGCGAAGGCCTAGTCTCCCAGATTCCAGCCCTTTTGATTTCGACCGCGAGCGGCTTGCTGGTTACGCGATCCGGACAAGACCGCACCATGGGTGGCGCAGTTATCGGGCAACTTGGTGCGCAACCAAAGGCAATCGGCTCGGCGGGCGTCGCGTTACTGGCGTTCGCGCTGGTGCCGGGTTTCCCGGCAACCTTATTCGGGCTCACCGGCGCCGCGATGCTGTTGATGCACCGCTATCTTTCCGATCGCGGCAAGCGGCAGGTTGCCATAACTGCTGCGGCTGCCCAACAAACTGAGGGACCACCGCCAGGTCCTGAATCCGTACTATCGCTTCTAAACGTCGACGCCCTCGAGATCGAGATCGGCTATGGCCTGACGCGGTTGGCGGATCGCAAGGCCGGAGGCGATCTGCCGGACCGCATCACGGCTACACGTCGCCAACTGGCACTCGACTTTGGATACGTGATGCCGAGTGTGCGCATTCGCGACAGCATTCAGCTGGCTCCCGATGAGTATGTGCTGAAGGTGAGAGGCGAGGAAGTGGCTAGGGCTGAAGCTCGGACTGGGCAGGTTCTCGCCATTCCGGGAGGGGCGATCACCCAGCAAGTATTTGGACACCCGACGAAGGAACCGGTGTTTGGGCTTGACGCCCTTTGGATCGACGAGAACATCAGGGGCCAAGCTGAGCAGAACGGCTATACCGTTATCGAGCCATCGGCAATGATTTCAACGCACCTTGCCGAGGTCGTCAGGCAGCATGCCTCGGAGCTTCTGACGCGCCAAGATGTCCTAACGCTGGTCGAGAACGCAAAGCAGATCAATCAGGCTGTGGTGGAGGAGCTAGTTCCGCACGTGGTGCCGATTGGCGATGTCCAGAAAGTGCTTCAGCACCTCTTACGGGAGCGGGTGCCAATACGCGACATGGTGACGATCCTGGAAACGATGGCCGATTTCGCGCCCCGAGTGAAGGACCCGGACCAGCTCGGCGAACTTGTCCGAGCCTCAATCGCGCGGACAATAACCCGGCAACACCTGGACGTGGAAGGGAAGCTGTACTGCGTTACCCTTGAACCCACCTTGGAACGGCAGCTGATCGAGTCCATCCAGCAGACCGCGGGAGGATCGCTTGTAGCCTGGGAACCTGCCCTGCAGCAGCAGGTCGTCGACAAACTGAGGGAAGAGAGTGAGAGAGGTATGGCGATGGGAAGGGAACCCGTCCTCCTATGCTCGGCTCAGCTCAGGCTGCCCCTCAAGCGGGCGATGGTGCGGTACTTGCCTCAGCTCAATCTTCTGGCCTACAACGAGGTTTCCGAAAAGGCTGACGTGGAGTTCGTCGCGCAGGTCGCCGCCTAA
- the smpB gene encoding SsrA-binding protein, with protein MAKAKKLDRQEGPATIQNRRARFDYIIEESFEAGIVLVGSEVKSLYRGRANLTDAYCQINNGELFVFELDIEPYDHASIFLQPRRRERKLLMHRHEIELIERKSREKGYTLIPLKAYFKNGRVKLEIGLARGKKQFDKREQIKEKDTRREKEQARNLKI; from the coding sequence ATGGCCAAAGCGAAAAAGCTCGACAGGCAAGAAGGGCCGGCTACCATTCAGAACCGGCGCGCTCGCTTCGACTACATCATCGAAGAATCCTTCGAGGCCGGTATCGTGCTCGTGGGGTCAGAGGTCAAGAGTCTTTACCGGGGCCGGGCGAATCTCACCGACGCCTACTGCCAAATCAATAACGGCGAGCTGTTCGTGTTTGAACTCGATATCGAGCCCTACGACCACGCTTCAATCTTCCTGCAACCCCGCAGGCGCGAGCGAAAGCTTCTTATGCATCGCCACGAGATCGAGCTGATCGAACGGAAATCCCGCGAAAAGGGTTACACCCTCATTCCGTTGAAGGCCTACTTCAAGAACGGGCGCGTGAAGCTGGAGATCGGCCTGGCTCGCGGCAAAAAGCAGTTCGATAAACGCGAGCAAATCAAAGAAAAGGATACGCGTAGAGAGAAGGAGCAAGCTCGAAACTTAAAGATTTAG